One segment of Anatilimnocola aggregata DNA contains the following:
- a CDS encoding adenylosuccinate synthase, with translation MSGTCVIGLQWGDEAKGKLVDLLTSRFDVVVRYQGGANAGHTVVVGDKTYKLHHIPSGILSPQVMNVVTPGVVINPPTILQELDSLASQGVKVAENLMLSDRAHVVFPWHIAEDKVRNESTDRESIGTTLRGIGPCYGDKVGRMHAVRLGDMFRDDFRTRVEQIVAAKNRFLAALGSNSDLLDAGAIYDQYSGYAARLKPFVTDTTAYLLDAVEDGKRMLFEGAQGSLLDIDHGTFPYVTSSNASGVGVSAGSGVPGKWISKVIGVCKAYTTRVGGGPFPTELKNDMGNKIRELGREYGTTTGRPRRCGWFDAVAVRYTSRLSGVDAISLMMMDVLSQLPEVKICTEYEIDGHRTKQFPSHVDDLRKVVPIYETVPGWETDVTKVRQIADLPLGARKYIDRVTELVGKPVEVVSVGPDRAQTMFAGSMIP, from the coding sequence GTGTCCGGTACGTGTGTCATTGGTCTGCAATGGGGAGACGAAGCCAAAGGCAAGCTCGTCGACCTGCTCACTTCCCGCTTCGATGTCGTGGTTCGCTATCAGGGGGGGGCCAATGCGGGACATACTGTTGTCGTGGGAGACAAGACCTACAAGTTGCACCACATTCCGAGCGGCATCCTTTCGCCGCAGGTAATGAACGTGGTCACGCCGGGCGTGGTGATCAATCCGCCGACCATCCTGCAAGAGCTTGACTCGCTCGCCTCGCAGGGGGTGAAGGTGGCCGAAAACCTGATGCTGAGCGACCGCGCTCACGTCGTGTTTCCCTGGCACATTGCCGAAGACAAGGTGCGGAACGAATCGACCGACCGCGAAAGCATTGGCACGACTCTCCGCGGCATCGGACCCTGCTATGGCGACAAAGTCGGCCGAATGCACGCCGTTCGCTTGGGCGACATGTTCCGCGATGATTTCCGCACCCGCGTCGAACAAATCGTCGCCGCCAAGAATCGGTTTCTCGCCGCCCTCGGCAGCAACTCTGACCTGCTCGATGCGGGTGCGATTTACGATCAGTACAGCGGCTACGCAGCCCGGCTGAAGCCTTTTGTCACCGACACGACGGCCTATCTGCTCGACGCGGTTGAAGATGGCAAGCGGATGCTGTTCGAAGGAGCCCAAGGTTCGCTGCTCGATATCGATCACGGCACATTCCCTTACGTGACCAGCAGCAATGCCTCGGGCGTAGGCGTTTCGGCCGGTTCGGGTGTGCCGGGCAAGTGGATCAGCAAGGTCATCGGCGTGTGCAAGGCTTACACCACGCGAGTTGGCGGCGGGCCGTTCCCCACGGAACTCAAGAATGACATGGGAAACAAGATTCGCGAACTAGGTCGCGAATATGGCACTACGACAGGTCGCCCGCGCCGCTGCGGTTGGTTCGACGCGGTCGCCGTTCGTTACACGTCGCGGTTGAGTGGCGTCGATGCCATTTCGCTGATGATGATGGACGTCCTCAGCCAATTGCCCGAAGTGAAGATTTGCACCGAGTATGAGATCGACGGTCACCGGACCAAGCAGTTCCCCAGTCATGTCGACGATTTGCGTAAAGTCGTGCCGATTTATGAAACGGTGCCGGGCTGGGAAACCGATGTGACTAAGGTTCGCCAGATTGCCGATTTACCGCTCGGCGCGAGGAAGTATATCGACCGTGTGACGGAATTGGTTGGCAAACCCGTGGAGGTTGTGTCGGTTGGTCCGGATCGAGCGCAAACGATGTTCGCCGGCTCGATGATTCCTTAG